The sequence below is a genomic window from Mycobacterium heidelbergense.
GCGGCGGAAGACGAGGTGTCGGCCGTCGCGGCGCAGTTCTTCGGCGCGTACGGCCAGGAGTACCAGGCGCTGCTGCAGCAGGCGACCGCATTCCACGACCAGTTCGTTGCGACACTGGCCGCCGCCGGAAACGCCTACACCCAAGCCGAAGCCGAGATCGCCGGCACGCTCGGGCTCGGCGGCGCCACGGCCAACCCGGTATTCGCCGCGGTGACACAGGCGGCGGACCCGGCCGTCGTCGCCAACCTGATCATGACCGGCAGCGGCACCGCGACACCGTCGATGGCCTACCTGCAGAGCGTCGCCGGCCTCTACTTGCAGAATTTCACGGGCCCCCTCCAGGCCGTGTCCACGGCCGAGGGCCTGTATCCGTTCACCGGCGTCAAAGACCTGACCCTGGACATATCCCTGGCCCGCGGCGTCACGGAGCTGAACAATGCGGTGATCGCGGCGCTGGGAACCGCCCCCACCGCGAACGTGGTTTCCATTCTGGGCTATTCACAGAGCTCGATCATCGCCTCGCTGGAAATGCCGAAGCTGCTCGCCGAGGGCTACAACTCGTCGAACGCGTTCTTCACCCTGCTCGGTGATCCGGCCAATCCCAACGGCGGCCTGCTTTCGCGCTTCCCCGGCCTGAGCCTCCCGAGCCTGGGTGTCACGTTCGGCGCCTCGACGCCGAGCAACGATTTCCCGACCACCATCTGGACGCTCGAGTACGACGGCTTCGCCGACTTCCCGCAGTATCCGATCGACTTCCTCGCCGACCTCAACGCGCTCGCGGGCATTGTGTTCGTGCACGGCACCTACCCGCACCTGACGCAGGCGATACTCAACACGGCCTTCCAGCTGCCGCAGTCCGGGGCCCCCTCCATGACCACCTACAACATGATCCCCACCGCGAACCTGCCGCTGCTGGACCCGCTGCGCGCGATCCCGGTCATCGGGAACCCGCTGGCGGACCTGATGCAACCGGACTTGAAGTACCTCGTGAACTGGGGCTACGGCAACCCGGCGTACGGCTTCTCGACCGGACCGGCCGACGTGCAGACACCGTTCGGGTTCCTGCCGCCGCTGAGCGCGACCACCGCCCTGGGGCCCGACTTGATCAGCGGCGCACAGCAGGGATTCGGCGCCTTCGTCGGCGACCTGTCCGCCCTGACGCCCGCGTCGCTGCCCGCCCTGTCCAGCCTGCTTCCGGGGGCCGCGGCGGGCGGTGGCGCGCTGGCCCTGCCGGCCCCGGCGTCGATTCCGTCGACGATCAACGGCATCATCTCGGGCATCCAGTCGGCGAACAGCAACATCGTCGGCACCCTGACGACCGACTTCTCGACCGCCTACGCGACGCTGCTTCCGACGGCGGACATCGCGACGGCCGTCGCCGTCTCCCTTCCGTCCTACGACGTCAACCTGTTCCTGAACGGGATCACGCAGGCGATCAACGGCCAACCCATTCAGGGGCTCATCAACGCGTTCGGCAACCCCATCGCGGCCAACGTCGGACTGACCACCCTCGCGGGCGGCTTCGAGCTCATAACCCTCGAGAACGCGGCCGATACAATCTTGACCGGGACGCCGAACCCGGGCCCCAACTGACCGCCATCTCCGGTCGCTGACCACCATAGGGAAAACCCCGCCGTCCTGAAGGGAATGGCCGATGACGGGCTTGACTGTTCAGCCGCAATTGCTGGCCGCGGCCGCGGCGGACGCCTCGGAAATCCGTTCGGCGATCGCCGCCGCCCAGGCGGCCGCCGCCGGACCGACCACCGGAATGATGGCCGCCGCCCAGGACGAGGTGTCAACGGTCACCGCCGCTTTCTTCGGCGCGTACGGGCAGGAGTATCAGGCACTGCTCCAGCAGGCGACGGCGTTCCAGACCGCATTCGTCGAGGCGTTGCAGTCGGCCGAAGCCGCCTACACCGGCGCCGAGACCGCGGCGTCGAACGCGCTGGGTCCCCTGGAAGCGAACGTCTTTTCGCTGCTCGGCGGCACCACCGCGGCGGTGAGCGCGACGCGGGTCGCGGCCCCGATAACCCAGGCGATGTCGAGCGCGGCCGCGACCGTCACCGTCGTCATGGGCGCCAGCGGATACCCGATACCGGCGCCCGATTACATCAACCAGCTCACCATGTTGTTCGTCAAGCCCTTCTACACCGTGGGCACCGCGATGGGCCTCGCCACGCCCGAGGGCCTGTATCCGCTCACCGGCATCAAGGACCTGACCCTCGACATCTCACTCGCCCGAGGCCTCACGATCCTGAACAACCAGATTCAGTCGTTGGTCAGCTCGGGCACCAACACGATCAACGTCTTCGGCTACTCGCAGAGCGCCATCATCTCCTCCCTGGAGATGCAGATGCTCAACCCCACCAACACGCCGGGCGGAAGCCTGCTGCCCCCCGGTGTCGGCCTGAACTTCTCGCTGATCGGTGACCCGGCGAACCCCAACGGCGGCCTGCTCTCACGCTTCCCGGGCTTGAGCCTGCCGAGCCTGGGCCTGACGTTCGGCACCGCGACTCCAGACAATTCCTTCCCGACCAAGATCTTCACGATCGAATACGACGGCTTCGCCGACTTCCCGCAATACCCCATCAACTTGCTGTCCGATCTCAACGCCTTTATGGGCATCGTGGCGTTGCACGGCACTTACCCGTATTACACACTCGATCAGATCAATTCGGCCATCCAGCTGACGAACACGGTGGGCAATCCGCTGACCCAGTACTTCATCCTGCCAACCCAGAATCTGCCGCTTTTGGATCCGTTGCGGGCGATACCGGTCATCGGCAATCCCGTCGCGGACCTGGTCCAACCCGATCTGAAAGTCCTGGTCGACCTCGGCTACGGAAGCACCACCCAGGGCTGGTCGCCCGGCGCGCCCAATGTCCCCACTCCGTTCGGGGTGATCCCGCCCGTCAGCCCGGGAGCCGTGCTTGCCGCTCTGGCCGGCGGCACCCAGCAAGGAATCGGCGCCTTCACGGGCGACATCAACGCCGGGATCGCCGGGATCCCGTCGCTCTCGCCGCCCAGCCTGGCCTCGATAGCGGGTTCGATCGGGACCGGCGGGGCCTATTCCCTGCCCGCGGGGCTGGCGTCGGCGCTGTCCTCGCCCGACAGCTTCATCGCCTCCCTGCAGTCGGCCAACAGCCGGATCACCGACGCGCTCACGGACGCCGGCTCGACGGCCTATGCGACGCTGCTTCCGACGGCCGACATCGCGACGGCTTTGTTCACCTCCGCCCCGTCCTATGACGCCAACCTCTTCCTGGACGGGGTGCAGCAGGTGATCAATGGCGATCCCACCGGGGGACTGACCTATGCGTTCGGCGCCCCGGTGGCCGCCGACGTCGCCTTGGCCACGCTCGCAGGCGGTTTCGAATTCCGCGTCTTCGAGCACGCGGCCGACACGATCGTCGCCGACTTGAACAGCCTCGCCTAAACGGCACCCGTCGGGCCTTGGGCGTCTCCCGGGTCAGAACGAAATAGGCTGGGTCACCTCGTGGTGGTCACATGCGTCACGTGCGTCTCGGCGCGGCCGGCACATACTCTTGTGCCCACCTTCGAGCGACAAACGAGGGCGGCTGTCGCGCTGAGGTGGGCACATCGGTGTATGCCGGCCAGCCAGTGACCGATGTGGCGCATGGGAATTGACGCGCAACGCGGGCCCGGCGCGGTTTACGGTTCGAGCACCAGCTTGCCGAGCACACCGCCGTCGGCAAGGCTCTGCAACGCGACGGCACCCTCCGACAGCGGATAGCGTTGCGGCGGAGGAGGTTTCAGCCCCAAGAAGACCAATTGGCTTAGGCCCCAGGAAAATAGGGCCGCCGAACCGGGAACCTTGTTGAGGTACTCGCCCCATGCGACGCCGATCACGCTGACATTGCGCAGCAGCAGCCGGTTGACCTTGACGGTGGGGATGCCGCCCGCGGCGAAGCCGATCACCAGTAGCTTGCCGTCGATGGCCAGCACGCGGATCGCGTCGTCGAAGGCCTGGCCGCCGATGGGATCGACGACGATGTCGACCCCCCGGCCCCGGGTGTGCTCGCGCACCTGGTCCGCCCAGCCGTCGGTCAGCGGTATCACCACGTCGGCGCCGACCGCACCGACATAGTCGGCCGCGGCCTCCCGATGCACCACCCCCAGGACTTTCTTGGCGCCCATCGCCTTCGCGACCTGGATCGCCGCCGTGCCCACCCCGCCGGCGGCGCCCAGCACCAGCACCGTGTCGCCCGGCCGCATCGCGGCGCGACGGGCCAGCGCGAAATACATGGTGTTGTAGTTCACCAGCAGCGAAACCGCCTCGGCGTCATCGAGTTCGGCGGGGCTGCGCATCACATTGGGCACGGGAACGGCCACCTGCTCGGCATAGCCGCCCAGGATTCCGAACGCCGAAACACGTTCTCCCACGCGGAATCCCGACCCCGTCGGCGCCGAACGCACCACGCCCGCGGCCTCCATGCCGGGGACGAACGGCGGCGGCAGCTTCAGCTGATAGTCGCCCTTGGTCAGCAGCAGGTCCGGAAAGCAAACACCGGCGGCGCGAACGTCTATGACGACGTGGTTGCCG
It includes:
- a CDS encoding PE family protein, with the translated sequence MTSLITQPQILATAAADASAIGSALNEARAAAAGPTTGVVAAAEDEVSAVAAQFFGAYGQEYQALLQQATAFHDQFVATLAAAGNAYTQAEAEIAGTLGLGGATANPVFAAVTQAADPAVVANLIMTGSGTATPSMAYLQSVAGLYLQNFTGPLQAVSTAEGLYPFTGVKDLTLDISLARGVTELNNAVIAALGTAPTANVVSILGYSQSSIIASLEMPKLLAEGYNSSNAFFTLLGDPANPNGGLLSRFPGLSLPSLGVTFGASTPSNDFPTTIWTLEYDGFADFPQYPIDFLADLNALAGIVFVHGTYPHLTQAILNTAFQLPQSGAPSMTTYNMIPTANLPLLDPLRAIPVIGNPLADLMQPDLKYLVNWGYGNPAYGFSTGPADVQTPFGFLPPLSATTALGPDLISGAQQGFGAFVGDLSALTPASLPALSSLLPGAAAGGGALALPAPASIPSTINGIISGIQSANSNIVGTLTTDFSTAYATLLPTADIATAVAVSLPSYDVNLFLNGITQAINGQPIQGLINAFGNPIAANVGLTTLAGGFELITLENAADTILTGTPNPGPN
- a CDS encoding PE family protein, giving the protein MTGLTVQPQLLAAAAADASEIRSAIAAAQAAAAGPTTGMMAAAQDEVSTVTAAFFGAYGQEYQALLQQATAFQTAFVEALQSAEAAYTGAETAASNALGPLEANVFSLLGGTTAAVSATRVAAPITQAMSSAAATVTVVMGASGYPIPAPDYINQLTMLFVKPFYTVGTAMGLATPEGLYPLTGIKDLTLDISLARGLTILNNQIQSLVSSGTNTINVFGYSQSAIISSLEMQMLNPTNTPGGSLLPPGVGLNFSLIGDPANPNGGLLSRFPGLSLPSLGLTFGTATPDNSFPTKIFTIEYDGFADFPQYPINLLSDLNAFMGIVALHGTYPYYTLDQINSAIQLTNTVGNPLTQYFILPTQNLPLLDPLRAIPVIGNPVADLVQPDLKVLVDLGYGSTTQGWSPGAPNVPTPFGVIPPVSPGAVLAALAGGTQQGIGAFTGDINAGIAGIPSLSPPSLASIAGSIGTGGAYSLPAGLASALSSPDSFIASLQSANSRITDALTDAGSTAYATLLPTADIATALFTSAPSYDANLFLDGVQQVINGDPTGGLTYAFGAPVAADVALATLAGGFEFRVFEHAADTIVADLNSLA
- a CDS encoding NADPH:quinone oxidoreductase family protein translates to MKACVVQELSGPDGMVYTDIDDIGDGNHVVIDVRAAGVCFPDLLLTKGDYQLKLPPPFVPGMEAAGVVRSAPTGSGFRVGERVSAFGILGGYAEQVAVPVPNVMRSPAELDDAEAVSLLVNYNTMYFALARRAAMRPGDTVLVLGAAGGVGTAAIQVAKAMGAKKVLGVVHREAAADYVGAVGADVVIPLTDGWADQVREHTRGRGVDIVVDPIGGQAFDDAIRVLAIDGKLLVIGFAAGGIPTVKVNRLLLRNVSVIGVAWGEYLNKVPGSAALFSWGLSQLVFLGLKPPPPQRYPLSEGAVALQSLADGGVLGKLVLEP